From the genome of Miscanthus floridulus cultivar M001 chromosome 10, ASM1932011v1, whole genome shotgun sequence, one region includes:
- the LOC136487816 gene encoding CBS domain-containing protein CBSCBSPB3-like isoform X2: MLDIAKCLYDAISRLEKAAEQGSALATAVEGVERQLGGNFSGPHNLIETLRERMFKPSLSTIITENTKVATVSLSDLVCVATWKMHELRVNSVIVTAGNSLHGIFTSKDVLMRVVAQNLSPELTLVEKVMTAHPDCATLDTTILDALHIMHDGKFLHIPVLDGDGRVAACLDVLQITHAAISMVSLSMAHALHRFIHPSNLSPSEMFFPLKVEGGPGAANDVANTIMQKFWDSALALEPPYEDFDSHSELSLVMPSDARDGRSSIYPPAVDNSFVFKLQDKKGRMHRFTCGSESLDELMSSLIQRLGMGDEKSVIQLLYEDDEGDKVLLTTNSDLTGAVLYAKSSGLKALRLHIDDSDSSNEVTQPLPELVSSSHGSQSMHIHYGLMACAIALTGVAVMVYLRHSKA; encoded by the exons ATGCTGGACATTGCAAAATGCCTCTATGATGCAATATCAAGACTGGAAAAGGCAGCAGAGCAAGGAAGTGCACTAGCAACTGCTGTAGAAGGGGTTGAGCGCCAGTTGGGTGGCAACTTCTCAG GTCCACACAATCTCATAGAGACTCTGAGAGAACGGATGTTTAAACCTTCTTTGTCAACCATTATCACAGAGAACACAAA AGTAGCAACTGTTTCCCTTTCCGATCTTGTTTGCGTAGCAACATGGAAAATGCATGAGTTACGAGTTAATTCAGTCATTGTTACTGCTGGAAATTCGCTTCATGGGATCTTTAC CTCAAAGGATGTGCTGATGCGTGTTGTGGCCCAAAATCTTTCTCCTGAGTTAACTCTAGTAGAAAAG GTAATGACTGCACACCCCGACTGTGCTACATTGGACACAACAATCCTTGATGCACTACATATCATGCATGATGGCAAATTCTTGCATATTCCTGTTCTTGATGGAG ATGGACGGGTTGCTGCTTGTTTGGACGTTCTACAAATTACCCATGCTGCCATTTCAATGGTCTCCCTCTCCATGGCCCATGCCCTCCATCGCTTTATCCATCCTAGTAATCTTAGTCCATCTGAAATGTTTTTCCCCCTGAAGGTTGAAGGAGGTCCTGGTGCTGCAAATGATGTGGCAAACACGATAATGCAGAAATTCTGGGACTCTGCACTTGCTCTAGAGCCTCCATATGAGGATTTTGATAGTCACAG TGAATTATCTTTAGTGATGCCATCAGATGCCCGGGATGGCAGGAGTAGTATTTATCCTCCTGCTGTTGATAATTCATTTGTCTTTAAGCTTCAGGACAAGAAGGGACGTATGCATAGATTTACTTGTG GCTCTGAGAGTTTAGATGAGCTGATGTCTTCTTTAATCCAAAGGTTAGGCATGGGTGATGAGAAGAGTGTGATTCAACTGTTG TATGAAGATGATGAAGGCGACAAGGTGCTGTTGACAACCAATTCTGATCTTACTGGTGCTGTGTTGTATGCGAAATCATCTGGATTGAAG GCCTTGAGGTTGCATATTGATGACTCAGATTCCAGCAATGAAGTAACACAGCCATTGCCAGAGCTGGTATCATCATCCCACGGAAGTCAGTCCATGCATATTCATTATGGATTGATGGCTTGTGCGATTGCTCTGACAGGGGTAGCTGTGATGGTTTACTTGAGACACTCGAAAGCTTGA
- the LOC136487816 gene encoding CBS domain-containing protein CBSCBSPB3-like isoform X3, whose amino-acid sequence MTRNPLYVTGHTRAIEALQKMVQGPHNLIETLRERMFKPSLSTIITENTKVATVSLSDLVCVATWKMHELRVNSVIVTAGNSLHGIFTSKDVLMRVVAQNLSPELTLVEKVMTAHPDCATLDTTILDALHIMHDGKFLHIPVLDGDGRVAACLDVLQITHAAISMVSLSMAHALHRFIHPSNLSPSEMFFPLKVEGGPGAANDVANTIMQKFWDSALALEPPYEDFDSHSELSLVMPSDARDGRSSIYPPAVDNSFVFKLQDKKGRMHRFTCGSESLDELMSSLIQRLGMGDEKSVIQLLYEDDEGDKVLLTTNSDLTGAVLYAKSSGLKALRLHIDDSDSSNEVTQPLPELVSSSHGSQSMHIHYGLMACAIALTGVAVMVYLRHSKA is encoded by the exons ATGACAAGGAACCCTTTATATGTCACGGGGCATACACGTGCTATTGAGGCCCTTCAGAAAATGGTCCAAG GTCCACACAATCTCATAGAGACTCTGAGAGAACGGATGTTTAAACCTTCTTTGTCAACCATTATCACAGAGAACACAAA AGTAGCAACTGTTTCCCTTTCCGATCTTGTTTGCGTAGCAACATGGAAAATGCATGAGTTACGAGTTAATTCAGTCATTGTTACTGCTGGAAATTCGCTTCATGGGATCTTTAC CTCAAAGGATGTGCTGATGCGTGTTGTGGCCCAAAATCTTTCTCCTGAGTTAACTCTAGTAGAAAAG GTAATGACTGCACACCCCGACTGTGCTACATTGGACACAACAATCCTTGATGCACTACATATCATGCATGATGGCAAATTCTTGCATATTCCTGTTCTTGATGGAG ATGGACGGGTTGCTGCTTGTTTGGACGTTCTACAAATTACCCATGCTGCCATTTCAATGGTCTCCCTCTCCATGGCCCATGCCCTCCATCGCTTTATCCATCCTAGTAATCTTAGTCCATCTGAAATGTTTTTCCCCCTGAAGGTTGAAGGAGGTCCTGGTGCTGCAAATGATGTGGCAAACACGATAATGCAGAAATTCTGGGACTCTGCACTTGCTCTAGAGCCTCCATATGAGGATTTTGATAGTCACAG TGAATTATCTTTAGTGATGCCATCAGATGCCCGGGATGGCAGGAGTAGTATTTATCCTCCTGCTGTTGATAATTCATTTGTCTTTAAGCTTCAGGACAAGAAGGGACGTATGCATAGATTTACTTGTG GCTCTGAGAGTTTAGATGAGCTGATGTCTTCTTTAATCCAAAGGTTAGGCATGGGTGATGAGAAGAGTGTGATTCAACTGTTG TATGAAGATGATGAAGGCGACAAGGTGCTGTTGACAACCAATTCTGATCTTACTGGTGCTGTGTTGTATGCGAAATCATCTGGATTGAAG GCCTTGAGGTTGCATATTGATGACTCAGATTCCAGCAATGAAGTAACACAGCCATTGCCAGAGCTGGTATCATCATCCCACGGAAGTCAGTCCATGCATATTCATTATGGATTGATGGCTTGTGCGATTGCTCTGACAGGGGTAGCTGTGATGGTTTACTTGAGACACTCGAAAGCTTGA
- the LOC136487816 gene encoding CBS domain-containing protein CBSCBSPB3-like isoform X1 yields the protein MTRNPLYVTGHTRAIEALQKMVQGKFRHLPIVENDEVIAMLDIAKCLYDAISRLEKAAEQGSALATAVEGVERQLGGNFSGPHNLIETLRERMFKPSLSTIITENTKVATVSLSDLVCVATWKMHELRVNSVIVTAGNSLHGIFTSKDVLMRVVAQNLSPELTLVEKVMTAHPDCATLDTTILDALHIMHDGKFLHIPVLDGDGRVAACLDVLQITHAAISMVSLSMAHALHRFIHPSNLSPSEMFFPLKVEGGPGAANDVANTIMQKFWDSALALEPPYEDFDSHSELSLVMPSDARDGRSSIYPPAVDNSFVFKLQDKKGRMHRFTCGSESLDELMSSLIQRLGMGDEKSVIQLLYEDDEGDKVLLTTNSDLTGAVLYAKSSGLKALRLHIDDSDSSNEVTQPLPELVSSSHGSQSMHIHYGLMACAIALTGVAVMVYLRHSKA from the exons ATGACAAGGAACCCTTTATATGTCACGGGGCATACACGTGCTATTGAGGCCCTTCAGAAAATGGTCCAAG GGAAATTTAGACACCTTCCAATTGTGGAAAATGATGAGGTTATTGCGATGCTGGACATTGCAAAATGCCTCTATGATGCAATATCAAGACTGGAAAAGGCAGCAGAGCAAGGAAGTGCACTAGCAACTGCTGTAGAAGGGGTTGAGCGCCAGTTGGGTGGCAACTTCTCAG GTCCACACAATCTCATAGAGACTCTGAGAGAACGGATGTTTAAACCTTCTTTGTCAACCATTATCACAGAGAACACAAA AGTAGCAACTGTTTCCCTTTCCGATCTTGTTTGCGTAGCAACATGGAAAATGCATGAGTTACGAGTTAATTCAGTCATTGTTACTGCTGGAAATTCGCTTCATGGGATCTTTAC CTCAAAGGATGTGCTGATGCGTGTTGTGGCCCAAAATCTTTCTCCTGAGTTAACTCTAGTAGAAAAG GTAATGACTGCACACCCCGACTGTGCTACATTGGACACAACAATCCTTGATGCACTACATATCATGCATGATGGCAAATTCTTGCATATTCCTGTTCTTGATGGAG ATGGACGGGTTGCTGCTTGTTTGGACGTTCTACAAATTACCCATGCTGCCATTTCAATGGTCTCCCTCTCCATGGCCCATGCCCTCCATCGCTTTATCCATCCTAGTAATCTTAGTCCATCTGAAATGTTTTTCCCCCTGAAGGTTGAAGGAGGTCCTGGTGCTGCAAATGATGTGGCAAACACGATAATGCAGAAATTCTGGGACTCTGCACTTGCTCTAGAGCCTCCATATGAGGATTTTGATAGTCACAG TGAATTATCTTTAGTGATGCCATCAGATGCCCGGGATGGCAGGAGTAGTATTTATCCTCCTGCTGTTGATAATTCATTTGTCTTTAAGCTTCAGGACAAGAAGGGACGTATGCATAGATTTACTTGTG GCTCTGAGAGTTTAGATGAGCTGATGTCTTCTTTAATCCAAAGGTTAGGCATGGGTGATGAGAAGAGTGTGATTCAACTGTTG TATGAAGATGATGAAGGCGACAAGGTGCTGTTGACAACCAATTCTGATCTTACTGGTGCTGTGTTGTATGCGAAATCATCTGGATTGAAG GCCTTGAGGTTGCATATTGATGACTCAGATTCCAGCAATGAAGTAACACAGCCATTGCCAGAGCTGGTATCATCATCCCACGGAAGTCAGTCCATGCATATTCATTATGGATTGATGGCTTGTGCGATTGCTCTGACAGGGGTAGCTGTGATGGTTTACTTGAGACACTCGAAAGCTTGA